The following proteins come from a genomic window of Pyxidicoccus sp. MSG2:
- a CDS encoding fatty acid desaturase family protein, translating into MPVVALSMYAAPELIPFLCPVSCYLALSAGVIAHNHNHSPTFRNRKMNEAMGMWLSLFYGYPTFVWIPTHNLNHHKFVNKAGDATITWRYSKKHNFLVAFLFPFVSTYWQQEPTKAFIEKAKERNRPLFRQIVLQYIVWGGTHAALLGLAMVLHGVAGGARIWAFAFLVPAFFSLWTIMFFNYIQHVHSDPWSEHDHSRSFTGKAINFFLFNNGLHAAHHEMPGQHWSLLPEAHAKIASEIHPDLKPVTFFGWCFRVYVLAPFFPRFGTKQVGRAPYDPPTGETVNVAFGDELQAVDSGINVARV; encoded by the coding sequence ATGCCCGTGGTCGCCCTTTCGATGTATGCGGCGCCCGAGCTCATCCCGTTCCTCTGCCCGGTGTCCTGCTACCTGGCGCTGTCGGCGGGAGTCATCGCTCACAACCACAACCACAGCCCCACCTTCCGCAACCGGAAGATGAACGAGGCCATGGGCATGTGGCTGTCGCTCTTCTACGGCTACCCCACCTTCGTGTGGATTCCGACGCACAACCTCAACCACCACAAGTTCGTGAACAAGGCGGGCGACGCGACGATTACGTGGCGCTACTCCAAGAAGCACAACTTCCTGGTGGCCTTCCTCTTCCCCTTCGTCTCCACGTACTGGCAGCAGGAGCCGACCAAGGCCTTCATCGAGAAGGCCAAGGAGCGCAACCGCCCGCTGTTCCGCCAGATTGTCCTCCAGTACATCGTCTGGGGCGGCACGCACGCGGCGCTGCTGGGGCTGGCCATGGTGCTGCACGGCGTGGCCGGCGGCGCGCGCATCTGGGCCTTCGCCTTCCTCGTCCCGGCGTTCTTCTCGCTGTGGACCATCATGTTCTTCAACTACATCCAGCACGTCCACTCGGACCCCTGGAGCGAGCACGACCACAGCCGCAGCTTCACCGGGAAGGCCATCAACTTCTTCCTCTTCAACAACGGCCTCCACGCCGCGCACCACGAGATGCCGGGCCAGCACTGGAGCCTGCTGCCCGAGGCCCACGCGAAGATTGCGTCCGAAATCCACCCGGACCTCAAGCCGGTGACTTTCTTCGGCTGGTGCTTCCGCGTGTACGTGCTGGCGCCCTTCTTCCCCCGCTTCGGCACGAAGCAGGTGGGCCGCGCGCCCTATGACCCGCCCACCGGTGAGACGGTGAACGTCGCCTTCGGCGACGAGTTGCAGGCCGTGGACTCGGGCATCAACGTCGCCCGCGTCTGA
- a CDS encoding chemotaxis protein CheW codes for MSVLHVVFKVDGAEYALPAADVLQMESFTGATPVPGAPSHVAGLVQVRGRVIPVVDARVRFGLPPLQRSLDTRVVVGQLGSRTVGLLVDSAREVLKLDPAQVKPPPPLVVEGARGFVKAVAQVGPRLVMLIDFPRVIGEETPDGDGQR; via the coding sequence ATGAGCGTGCTGCACGTGGTGTTCAAGGTGGACGGGGCCGAGTACGCGTTGCCGGCGGCGGACGTGCTGCAGATGGAGAGCTTCACCGGCGCCACGCCGGTGCCGGGCGCTCCGTCTCACGTGGCCGGGCTGGTGCAGGTGCGCGGCCGCGTCATCCCCGTGGTGGACGCGCGGGTGCGTTTCGGGCTGCCGCCCCTGCAGCGCTCGCTGGACACGCGGGTGGTGGTGGGCCAGCTCGGTAGCCGGACGGTGGGGTTGCTGGTGGACAGCGCCCGCGAGGTGCTGAAGCTGGATCCAGCGCAGGTCAAGCCGCCCCCTCCGCTGGTTGTCGAGGGAGCGCGCGGGTTCGTGAAGGCCGTGGCCCAGGTGGGGCCGCGCCTGGTGATGCTCATTGATTTCCCCCGGGTCATCGGGGAGGAGACGCCGGATGGCGACGGACAACGGTAA
- a CDS encoding HEAT repeat domain-containing protein, whose amino-acid sequence MTASSSVPGHPLALSADDRAQVEAVEQLARRGPGSLDTLVAGLDATSWAVRRAVVGALARLGTPAVAPLRDVLSHRRDSEARLAAAVEALVASSGDVEGLLEPLAEDSNPAVVCDVAQVLGRRRGRRSVPLLARLTVHADDNVAVASIEALGRIGGGAAVDTLLAALGSGNFFRIFPAIDVLGRCGDPIVVPALLGLLSDPFYSLEATRALGRTGQEAAVPALVGLLRRGNDALVRGAAVALVDIHEAQVQRFGGARAVQGALRSDADVTVLGRRLSQAISGADSAEKAALARLLGWVGGPDAAAGLLKLLDGPDPTVARAAASALADLGSDADAQILAALRDGDSARRRVLLPLVGRKAVSVPDVMVCLEDRDASVRALAADTLSRIGDPSAVPALFARLVDEDPRVVQATVGAIQSLGSEGTEALALQAARSPDARLRRAALRIIAYFGYPRGLDVLLQAMRDSDERLRDAAIYGLPYIEDPRAVDALLSAAAHESERTRAAAMRALGQTEKRPASPPRCWGASTIETHGCATTRASRWGS is encoded by the coding sequence GTGACGGCATCTTCTTCGGTACCGGGCCACCCGCTCGCCCTGTCCGCGGACGACCGCGCGCAGGTGGAGGCGGTGGAGCAACTGGCGCGGCGCGGCCCGGGCAGCCTGGACACGCTGGTGGCCGGCCTGGACGCGACGAGCTGGGCGGTGCGCCGCGCCGTGGTGGGCGCCCTGGCGCGGCTGGGCACCCCGGCCGTGGCGCCGCTGCGCGACGTGCTCAGCCACCGCCGCGACAGCGAGGCGCGCCTGGCCGCCGCGGTGGAGGCGCTGGTGGCCTCGTCGGGCGACGTGGAGGGGCTCCTGGAGCCGCTCGCGGAAGACTCCAACCCGGCCGTCGTCTGCGATGTCGCCCAGGTGCTGGGCCGTCGCCGCGGTCGCCGCTCGGTGCCGCTGCTGGCCCGGCTCACCGTCCACGCGGACGACAACGTGGCGGTGGCGTCCATCGAGGCGCTGGGCCGCATTGGCGGCGGGGCCGCGGTGGACACGCTGCTGGCGGCGCTGGGCAGCGGCAACTTCTTCCGCATCTTCCCGGCCATCGACGTGCTGGGCCGTTGCGGGGACCCCATCGTCGTGCCGGCGCTGCTGGGCCTGCTGTCGGACCCCTTCTACTCGCTGGAGGCCACGCGCGCGCTGGGCCGCACCGGCCAGGAGGCGGCGGTGCCCGCGCTGGTGGGCCTGTTGCGCCGGGGCAACGACGCGCTGGTGCGCGGGGCCGCGGTGGCGTTGGTGGACATCCACGAGGCGCAGGTGCAGCGCTTCGGCGGAGCGCGCGCGGTGCAGGGTGCGCTGCGCTCCGACGCGGACGTGACGGTGCTGGGCCGGCGGCTGTCCCAGGCGATTTCGGGCGCGGACTCGGCGGAGAAGGCCGCCCTGGCCCGGCTGCTCGGCTGGGTGGGCGGGCCGGACGCCGCGGCGGGCCTGCTGAAGCTGCTGGACGGGCCGGACCCGACGGTGGCGCGCGCGGCGGCCAGCGCCCTGGCGGACCTGGGCTCGGACGCGGACGCGCAGATTCTGGCCGCGCTGCGCGACGGCGACAGCGCCCGGCGCCGCGTGCTGCTGCCGCTGGTGGGCCGCAAGGCGGTGTCGGTGCCGGACGTCATGGTGTGCCTTGAAGACCGGGACGCCTCGGTGCGCGCGCTGGCGGCGGACACGCTGTCGCGCATCGGAGACCCCAGCGCGGTGCCGGCCCTCTTCGCCCGCCTGGTGGACGAGGACCCGCGCGTGGTGCAGGCCACGGTGGGGGCGATTCAATCGCTGGGCAGCGAGGGGACGGAGGCACTGGCGCTGCAAGCGGCGCGCTCGCCGGACGCGCGCCTGCGTCGCGCGGCGCTGCGCATCATCGCGTACTTCGGCTACCCGCGCGGGCTGGACGTGCTCCTGCAGGCCATGCGGGACTCGGACGAGCGGCTGCGCGACGCGGCCATCTACGGCCTGCCCTACATCGAGGACCCGCGCGCGGTGGACGCGCTGCTGTCGGCCGCGGCCCATGAGTCCGAGCGCACGCGCGCGGCGGCCATGCGCGCGCTGGGGCAGACGGAGAAGAGGCCCGCATCACCTCCACGCTGCTGGGGGGCCTCAACGATAGAGACCCATGGGTGCGCTACTACGCGTGCCAGTCGCTGGGGAAGCTGA
- a CDS encoding methyl-accepting chemotaxis protein, whose amino-acid sequence MATDNGNGAIALEDARNLAESAARGVQETAGLVQATEALAARLAASGNEQAAASEQVRSAMESVAAHVEETGLSVHEMVRAQRTVSDSARAVQQEAEATAGALQEVNASVAGVRKDAAHLASSSDTTAATLEQATRSVKGVSANAEELAASSEELLASVTEMNATVADLVARNQSSAAATEQVAATAEEMSKGISRLATDSQAVGERVAQVSNAVVGIGRVLGEVARDATSMAASVEETASTAEELARSVRGVAEHARTLEASAASTASTVEEVAASVEEVAATAEKNAAVVDANAATIEQLARSAQSVAKSAESINALAAGSATASTQLETSTRRVAQMTEEARVNAERVGTTARDGGATVTRSIAGFTRIRQSIVESSGVMKEMGKRAEEIGDIVQTINLIADRTNLLSLNASIEAARAGEHGRGFAVVAEEIRALADRAAAASADVAKIVRGLQTTAREAATATGEGVRAADESAALASDAERALSTILKGVEDLGQNVREVSRASGEQVQAVQALTQATAKVSEQGRAITTAAAEQAQAAQSLSQGGTEMRRMARQTTQATADQARALRDAVRSNGQLAEVAQKVSRAVQEQAAASGELAKASAQMRQLVQTVSGAVAAQSKEVAAVGALSQEATTATQRTLLGLAEQAKAAAEVTRAMEETRKQASQSARGVAEQARALKQSEVASRQVAKLAAEVTRATDEQAQALTALVKGADEVRRVAKGTSRALDEQTEALAALASSATRQATGVAAVARASTESTTVTEGLAKSVEEMRARAREVLTTTAQQTRAATTTAAEVREVAGRLGQLTRLQGEQAESLARLSAALGGARGTEPGAARAREQQA is encoded by the coding sequence ATGGCGACGGACAACGGTAACGGGGCGATTGCGCTGGAGGACGCGCGCAACCTGGCCGAGAGCGCGGCGCGCGGCGTGCAGGAGACCGCCGGGCTGGTGCAGGCAACGGAGGCCCTGGCGGCGCGGCTGGCGGCGAGCGGCAACGAGCAGGCCGCCGCCTCCGAGCAGGTGCGCTCCGCGATGGAGTCCGTCGCCGCCCATGTGGAGGAGACGGGCCTGTCGGTGCACGAAATGGTGCGGGCCCAGCGCACGGTGAGCGACTCCGCGCGCGCCGTGCAGCAGGAGGCCGAGGCCACCGCGGGCGCGTTGCAGGAGGTGAACGCCTCCGTGGCCGGCGTGCGCAAGGACGCCGCGCACCTGGCCTCGTCGTCGGACACCACCGCGGCCACGCTGGAGCAGGCGACGCGCTCGGTGAAGGGCGTGAGCGCCAACGCGGAGGAGCTGGCCGCCTCCAGCGAGGAGCTGCTGGCCTCGGTGACGGAGATGAACGCCACGGTGGCGGACCTCGTCGCCCGCAACCAGTCCAGCGCCGCCGCCACCGAGCAGGTGGCCGCCACCGCAGAGGAGATGTCCAAGGGCATCTCCCGTCTGGCCACGGACTCGCAGGCGGTGGGCGAGCGCGTGGCGCAGGTGTCCAACGCGGTGGTGGGCATTGGCCGGGTGCTGGGCGAGGTGGCCCGGGACGCCACCAGCATGGCCGCCAGCGTGGAGGAGACGGCCTCCACCGCGGAGGAGCTGGCGCGCAGCGTGCGCGGCGTGGCCGAGCATGCGCGCACGCTGGAGGCGAGCGCCGCCTCCACCGCGTCCACCGTGGAGGAGGTGGCCGCCAGCGTGGAGGAGGTGGCCGCCACCGCGGAGAAGAACGCCGCCGTGGTGGACGCCAACGCGGCCACGATTGAGCAGCTCGCCCGCTCCGCCCAGTCCGTGGCGAAGTCCGCGGAGAGCATCAACGCCCTGGCCGCTGGCAGCGCCACCGCCTCCACGCAGCTGGAGACGTCCACGCGCAGGGTGGCGCAGATGACGGAGGAGGCCCGCGTCAACGCCGAGCGCGTGGGCACCACCGCGCGCGACGGCGGCGCCACGGTGACGCGCTCCATCGCCGGCTTCACCCGCATCCGCCAGTCCATCGTCGAGTCCTCCGGCGTCATGAAGGAGATGGGCAAGCGGGCGGAGGAGATTGGCGACATCGTCCAGACCATCAACCTCATCGCGGACCGCACGAATCTGCTGTCCCTCAACGCCAGCATCGAGGCGGCGCGCGCGGGCGAGCACGGCCGCGGCTTCGCGGTGGTGGCGGAGGAGATTCGCGCCCTGGCGGACCGCGCGGCGGCGGCCAGCGCGGACGTGGCGAAAATCGTCCGGGGCCTCCAGACGACGGCGCGCGAGGCGGCCACCGCCACCGGCGAGGGCGTGCGCGCGGCGGACGAGAGCGCGGCGCTGGCGTCCGACGCGGAGCGGGCGCTGTCCACCATCCTCAAGGGGGTGGAGGACCTGGGCCAGAATGTGCGCGAGGTGTCGCGCGCGTCCGGCGAGCAGGTGCAGGCGGTGCAGGCCCTCACCCAGGCCACGGCGAAGGTGAGCGAGCAGGGGCGTGCCATCACCACGGCCGCGGCGGAGCAGGCGCAGGCGGCGCAGTCGCTGTCCCAGGGCGGCACGGAGATGCGGCGCATGGCGCGCCAGACGACGCAGGCCACGGCGGACCAGGCGCGCGCGCTGCGCGACGCGGTGCGCTCCAACGGCCAGTTGGCGGAGGTGGCGCAGAAGGTGTCGCGGGCCGTGCAGGAGCAGGCCGCGGCGTCCGGGGAGCTGGCCAAGGCCTCCGCGCAGATGCGGCAGTTGGTGCAGACGGTGAGCGGGGCGGTGGCGGCGCAGAGCAAGGAGGTGGCCGCCGTGGGCGCGCTGTCGCAGGAGGCGACCACCGCCACCCAGCGCACGCTGCTGGGGCTGGCCGAGCAGGCCAAGGCCGCCGCCGAGGTGACGCGGGCCATGGAGGAGACGCGCAAGCAGGCATCCCAGTCCGCGCGCGGCGTGGCGGAGCAGGCCCGCGCCCTCAAGCAGAGCGAGGTGGCCAGTCGCCAGGTGGCGAAGCTGGCGGCGGAGGTGACGCGCGCCACCGACGAGCAGGCGCAGGCGCTCACCGCGCTGGTGAAGGGCGCGGACGAGGTGCGGCGGGTGGCGAAGGGGACGTCGCGGGCGCTGGACGAGCAGACGGAGGCGCTGGCCGCCCTCGCCAGCTCCGCCACCCGTCAGGCCACCGGCGTGGCCGCGGTGGCGCGCGCCAGCACGGAGTCCACCACGGTGACGGAGGGGCTGGCCAAGAGCGTGGAGGAGATGCGCGCCCGCGCCCGGGAGGTGCTCACCACCACCGCGCAGCAGACGCGCGCGGCCACCACCACCGCGGCGGAGGTGCGCGAGGTGGCCGGGCGGCTGGGCCAGCTCACGCGGCTCCAGGGTGAGCAGGCGGAGAGCCTGGCGCGGCTGAGCGCCGCGCTCGGTGGCGCACGCGGCACCGAGCCGGGGGCCGCGCGGGCCCGGGAGCAGCAGGCGTGA
- a CDS encoding NAD-dependent epimerase/dehydratase family protein, producing the protein MKVILFGATGMVGQGVLRECLLDDGVERVLTVGRVATGQQHAKLREIVHKDLLDYASIEGELAGYDACFFCLGVSSAGMKEADYARVTYEMPLAAARTLVKLNPDMTFIYVSGASTDSTEQGRVMWARVKGRAENALLGLPFKAKYMFRPAAIQPMHGIVSKTRSYRILYAVMTPLYPVLRALFPKYVTTTEKVGRAMLHVVRHGAPKPVLENADINALVQAAG; encoded by the coding sequence ATGAAGGTGATTCTCTTCGGAGCGACGGGCATGGTGGGGCAGGGCGTGCTGCGCGAGTGCCTGCTGGACGACGGCGTGGAGCGCGTCCTCACGGTGGGCCGCGTCGCCACGGGCCAGCAGCACGCGAAGCTGCGCGAAATCGTGCACAAGGATTTGCTGGACTACGCCTCCATCGAAGGGGAGCTGGCCGGCTACGACGCGTGCTTCTTCTGCCTGGGTGTGTCCTCGGCCGGCATGAAGGAGGCGGACTACGCGCGGGTGACGTACGAGATGCCGCTGGCGGCGGCGCGCACGCTGGTGAAGCTCAACCCGGACATGACGTTCATCTACGTGTCGGGCGCCAGCACCGACAGCACCGAGCAGGGCCGCGTCATGTGGGCGCGGGTGAAGGGCCGGGCGGAGAACGCGCTGCTCGGGTTGCCCTTCAAGGCGAAGTACATGTTCCGCCCGGCGGCCATCCAGCCGATGCACGGCATCGTCTCGAAGACGCGCTCGTACCGCATCCTCTATGCGGTGATGACGCCGCTCTATCCGGTGTTGAGGGCGCTCTTCCCGAAGTACGTGACGACGACGGAGAAGGTGGGCCGGGCCATGCTCCATGTCGTCCGCCACGGCGCGCCGAAGCCCGTGCTGGAGAACGCGGACATCAACGCGCTGGTCCAGGCCGCGGGCTGA
- the cheB gene encoding chemotaxis-specific protein-glutamate methyltransferase CheB, whose protein sequence is MTASAPTPIRVLVVDDSAFARKVLRQVLSNAAGLEVVGTARDGLDALEKIEELSPHVLTLDLVMPGLDGLGVLRALASNPSAPRVVVVSSAGEESELAVSALQAGAVELVNKPTALATDRLYELGAELVQAVRTAAAAVPHPAPAAAPAAAPSPVGEDGPSRKLVVVGTSTGGPQALTRLLSGLPADFPAPLALALHIPVGYTLAVARRLDAQCALEVVEAEDGVELRPGRVVLARAGHHLKVERHGAVSLVRLDRHPLRMPHHPSVDVLFESAASAWGADAVGVVLTGMGEDGREGARAIRAAGGTVLTEAESSCVVYGMPRAVEEAGLATATAPLENMVALLERHLR, encoded by the coding sequence ATGACGGCGTCGGCTCCCACCCCCATCCGCGTGTTGGTGGTGGACGACTCCGCCTTCGCGCGCAAGGTGCTCCGGCAGGTCCTCTCCAACGCGGCAGGGCTGGAGGTGGTGGGCACCGCGCGCGACGGCCTGGACGCGCTGGAGAAAATCGAGGAGCTGTCTCCGCACGTGCTCACGCTGGACCTGGTGATGCCCGGCCTGGACGGGCTGGGCGTGCTGCGGGCGCTCGCGTCCAACCCCTCCGCGCCGCGCGTGGTGGTGGTGAGCAGCGCGGGCGAGGAGAGCGAACTGGCGGTGTCCGCGCTCCAGGCCGGCGCCGTGGAGTTGGTGAACAAGCCCACCGCGCTCGCCACGGACCGGCTCTATGAGCTGGGCGCGGAGCTGGTGCAGGCGGTGCGCACGGCGGCGGCGGCGGTGCCGCACCCCGCTCCGGCCGCTGCCCCGGCCGCCGCGCCCTCGCCGGTGGGGGAGGACGGGCCGTCCCGGAAGCTGGTGGTGGTGGGCACCTCCACCGGAGGCCCGCAGGCCCTCACCCGGTTGCTGTCGGGGCTGCCCGCGGACTTCCCCGCGCCGCTCGCGCTCGCGCTGCACATCCCCGTGGGCTACACGCTCGCGGTGGCCAGGCGTCTGGACGCGCAGTGCGCGCTGGAGGTGGTGGAGGCGGAGGACGGCGTGGAGCTGCGCCCGGGGCGCGTGGTGCTGGCGCGCGCCGGGCACCACCTCAAGGTGGAGCGGCACGGCGCGGTGAGCCTGGTGCGGTTGGACAGGCACCCGCTGCGCATGCCGCACCACCCCTCGGTGGACGTCCTCTTCGAGAGCGCCGCCAGTGCCTGGGGGGCGGACGCGGTGGGCGTGGTGCTCACCGGCATGGGCGAGGACGGCCGCGAGGGCGCGCGCGCCATCCGCGCCGCGGGCGGCACCGTCCTCACCGAGGCCGAGTCCTCCTGCGTGGTGTACGGCATGCCGCGCGCCGTGGAAGAGGCGGGGCTGGCCACCGCCACCGCCCCCCTGGAGAACATGGTGGCCCTGCTGGAGCGCCACCTCCGCTGA
- a CDS encoding CheR family methyltransferase has protein sequence MSSLPMSPQVFAILSALIEQRAGLHYAPEDRDLLQEKVSARALDAGFDSLLDYYYFLRYDPAGPETLDALVDSLLVHETYFFREAQPLTVLVEDLLAPAVREGRKLRVWCAACSTGEEPLTLAMMLAERGLLSGVEVVASDLSTRALERARTGEHNLRALRALPPGVEGRWLEVRGGRPYVKQELVSAVDWRRVNLVDAAAVAALGTFDAILCRNVLIYFQDDTALRVVASLGRALVPGGHLLVGTSESLMRFGTALICEERRGAFFYTKVTS, from the coding sequence ATGTCCTCGCTGCCCATGTCCCCGCAGGTGTTCGCGATTCTCTCCGCGTTGATTGAGCAGCGCGCGGGCCTGCACTACGCGCCGGAGGACCGCGACCTCTTGCAGGAGAAGGTGTCCGCGCGCGCGCTGGACGCCGGCTTCGACTCGCTGCTCGACTACTACTACTTCCTCCGCTACGACCCGGCGGGCCCGGAGACGCTGGACGCGCTGGTGGACTCGCTGCTGGTGCACGAGACGTACTTCTTCCGCGAGGCGCAGCCGCTGACGGTGCTGGTGGAGGACCTGCTGGCGCCCGCGGTGCGCGAGGGGCGGAAGCTCCGGGTGTGGTGCGCCGCGTGCTCCACCGGCGAGGAGCCGCTCACGCTGGCGATGATGCTGGCGGAGCGCGGCCTGCTCTCCGGCGTGGAAGTGGTGGCCAGTGACTTGAGCACCCGCGCGCTGGAGCGGGCCCGCACCGGCGAGCACAACCTGCGCGCGCTGCGTGCGCTGCCGCCGGGCGTGGAGGGGCGCTGGCTGGAGGTGCGCGGCGGGCGGCCGTACGTGAAGCAGGAGCTGGTGTCGGCGGTGGACTGGCGCCGCGTCAACCTGGTGGACGCGGCGGCGGTGGCGGCGCTCGGCACCTTCGACGCCATCCTCTGTCGCAACGTGCTCATCTACTTCCAGGACGACACCGCGCTGCGGGTGGTGGCGTCGCTCGGCAGGGCCCTGGTTCCCGGCGGCCACCTGCTGGTGGGTACTTCCGAGTCGCTGATGCGCTTCGGCACCGCGCTGATCTGCGAGGAGCGGCGCGGCGCCTTCTTCTACACCAAGGTGACTTCATGA
- a CDS encoding response regulator yields the protein MRRKKVLLVDDSATVLLLHQGMLMELGYEAVTARNGLEALARAETERPDLVFLDVVMPHLDGLETCRALRTREPTRNTPIILCSTRAEPRSVQAGFDSGCTDYLAKPFDGAELTALLRRYLD from the coding sequence ATGCGACGCAAGAAAGTGCTCCTCGTCGACGACTCGGCCACCGTGTTGCTGTTGCATCAGGGAATGCTGATGGAGCTGGGGTACGAGGCCGTCACCGCGCGCAACGGGCTGGAGGCCCTGGCGCGGGCCGAGACGGAGCGGCCGGACCTGGTCTTCCTGGACGTCGTCATGCCGCACCTGGACGGCCTGGAGACGTGCCGGGCGCTGCGCACGCGCGAGCCCACCCGCAACACGCCCATCATCCTCTGCAGCACCCGCGCCGAGCCGCGCAGCGTGCAGGCCGGCTTCGACAGCGGCTGCACGGACTACCTCGCCAAGCCCTTCGATGGCGCGGAGCTGACGGCCCTGTTACGCCGCTACCTGGACTGA
- a CDS encoding HEAT repeat domain-containing protein, producing MGGLNDRDPWVRYYACQSLGKLNEEAAADAIVALADDDAGQVRVAVVDALAHMHTEGAMAALRRAASSADADVRRAALLGLGVARRPDALPVLLEAVGSEDAATRLVALSAVAEYDTSETLPALLRAASDRDDSVRNAAVGFLATRPGVPATQALVTLLGDVTLRERVVSALALPMEGRLPGLLTALEVADEVTSPLLVAALARMRRADARAALLQALVSASPAGRRAAAPAVAALGTVEAREALEHGSTHDEDADVRRACVQALGR from the coding sequence CTGGGGGGCCTCAACGATAGAGACCCATGGGTGCGCTACTACGCGTGCCAGTCGCTGGGGAAGCTGAACGAGGAGGCGGCGGCGGACGCGATTGTCGCGCTGGCGGACGACGACGCGGGCCAGGTGCGCGTGGCGGTGGTGGACGCGCTGGCGCACATGCACACCGAAGGGGCCATGGCGGCGCTGCGCCGTGCGGCCTCCAGCGCGGACGCGGACGTGCGCCGCGCGGCGCTCTTGGGCCTGGGCGTGGCCCGCCGCCCGGACGCGCTGCCGGTGCTGCTGGAGGCGGTGGGCTCCGAGGACGCGGCCACGCGGCTCGTCGCCCTGTCCGCGGTGGCCGAGTACGACACCTCGGAGACGTTGCCCGCGCTCTTGCGCGCCGCCAGCGACAGGGACGACAGCGTCCGCAACGCGGCGGTGGGCTTCCTCGCCACGCGCCCCGGCGTGCCCGCCACCCAGGCGTTGGTGACGCTCCTGGGGGACGTGACGCTGCGCGAGCGGGTGGTGAGCGCGCTGGCGCTGCCCATGGAGGGCCGGCTGCCGGGGCTGCTCACCGCGCTGGAGGTGGCGGACGAGGTGACGTCTCCGTTGCTGGTGGCGGCGCTGGCCCGCATGCGCCGGGCGGACGCGCGCGCCGCGCTGCTGCAGGCGCTGGTGTCCGCCAGCCCCGCGGGTCGCCGCGCCGCGGCCCCGGCCGTGGCGGCGCTGGGCACGGTGGAGGCCCGCGAGGCGCTGGAGCACGGCTCCACGCACGACGAGGACGCCGACGTGCGGCGCGCCTGCGTCCAGGCGCTGGGACGGTAG
- a CDS encoding PilZ domain-containing protein — MMTASGRIRPPPAVVTASPRVLWVGPSGEPWLALSRVVRALGGEPVHVSSLEAAVPEMARVRPALVLVHWRLVADARGPALSALRTRSGAAPVAVVAESNTPAEVLEAGESEGVEDCLLSPLRLSELRARLAALTGEPAAAPARPVERYTPRVVLMAGSSGPRAWGGLGALLEACGHHLIYSASVEGAAVRLTEGGVVPHLVLVSGEGPLAALKLLSTLRSRAVLEGVPALTVAVGPGTRAPGLAALLPRIDALLGRDSGTLHVEERVPFCCPVEFGEGGSRETEWTSGFSSALSPGGLIIRTLVPPRPGTTVRLRILLPTTGERLETHGVVAWANPFAPRTGLAFPYGMGVRFMGMGPPRLMHLRQLCQPVASL, encoded by the coding sequence ATGATGACGGCTTCAGGGCGCATCCGTCCGCCGCCCGCCGTGGTGACTGCATCGCCGCGCGTGTTGTGGGTGGGCCCCTCGGGTGAGCCGTGGCTGGCGCTGTCCCGGGTGGTGCGCGCACTGGGTGGTGAGCCGGTGCATGTGTCCTCGCTGGAAGCCGCCGTTCCGGAGATGGCGCGCGTGCGGCCGGCGCTGGTGCTGGTGCACTGGCGGCTGGTGGCGGACGCGCGAGGCCCCGCGCTGAGCGCGCTGCGGACGCGCTCGGGCGCGGCGCCGGTGGCGGTGGTGGCGGAGTCCAACACGCCGGCCGAGGTGCTGGAGGCGGGCGAGTCCGAGGGCGTGGAGGACTGCCTCCTGTCGCCCCTGCGCCTGTCCGAGCTGCGGGCCCGGCTGGCGGCGCTCACCGGTGAGCCGGCGGCGGCCCCGGCGCGGCCGGTGGAGCGCTACACCCCCCGGGTGGTGCTGATGGCGGGCTCGAGCGGCCCGCGCGCGTGGGGCGGGCTGGGCGCGCTCCTGGAGGCGTGCGGCCATCACCTCATCTACAGCGCCAGCGTGGAGGGCGCGGCCGTGCGGCTGACGGAGGGCGGCGTGGTGCCGCACCTGGTGCTCGTCTCGGGCGAGGGGCCGCTGGCGGCGCTGAAGCTGTTGTCCACGCTGCGCTCGCGGGCGGTGCTGGAGGGCGTGCCGGCGCTCACCGTGGCGGTGGGGCCCGGGACGCGGGCACCGGGGCTGGCGGCGCTCCTGCCGCGCATCGACGCGCTGCTGGGGCGGGACTCGGGCACGCTGCACGTGGAGGAGCGGGTGCCCTTCTGCTGCCCGGTGGAGTTCGGCGAGGGCGGCTCGCGCGAGACGGAGTGGACGTCCGGCTTCTCCAGCGCGCTGAGCCCCGGGGGCCTCATCATCCGCACGCTGGTGCCCCCGCGGCCGGGGACGACGGTGCGGCTGCGCATCCTCCTGCCCACCACGGGCGAGCGGTTGGAGACGCACGGCGTGGTGGCGTGGGCCAACCCCTTCGCCCCCAGGACGGGCCTGGCCTTCCCGTATGGCATGGGCGTGCGCTTCATGGGCATGGGCCCGCCGCGGCTCATGCACCTGCGCCAGCTCTGCCAGCCGGTGGCCTCACTGTGA